A genomic segment from Nitrospira sp. MA-1 encodes:
- a CDS encoding DUF5615 family PIN-like protein gives MSQKIRFYADEHIAKAVILGLRQRGVDILAVKETDMLSASDAEHFTRAQRDNRVIVTQDDDFLRFHAAGKNHSGIVYAPQGISIGEMIQGLLLITQVLDAEEMQGQVEFL, from the coding sequence GTGAGCCAAAAGATCCGGTTTTATGCAGATGAGCACATAGCCAAAGCGGTTATACTTGGATTACGACAGCGTGGCGTAGACATCCTCGCTGTGAAGGAAACTGACATGCTGAGTGCTTCTGATGCGGAACATTTTACGCGGGCTCAACGTGATAACAGAGTAATCGTCACTCAAGATGACGATTTCCTTCGTTTCCACGCGGCTGGCAAAAACCATAGTGGAATCGTGTACGCACCTCAAGGAATATCCATAGGCGAGATGATACAGGGATTGCTATTGATAACTCAGGTCCTGGATGCAGAAGAAATGCAAGGCCAGGTTGAATTTTTGTAA
- a CDS encoding DUF433 domain-containing protein, translating to MNTRTLDQHIECTPEIAGGKPRIAGHRITVQNVVIWHESFGKSADEIASEYGLTLADVYAALAYYFDRREEIDRDITEHKAFIAMLRQEIPSKLKEKLR from the coding sequence ATGAATACCAGAACGTTGGATCAGCATATCGAGTGCACGCCTGAAATAGCGGGGGGAAAACCACGCATTGCCGGACATCGCATTACCGTGCAGAATGTGGTGATTTGGCATGAGAGCTTTGGTAAAAGTGCAGATGAAATCGCGAGCGAATATGGGCTGACCTTAGCAGATGTCTATGCGGCGTTGGCGTACTATTTTGATCGCAGGGAGGAAATTGACCGGGATATCACTGAGCACAAGGCCTTTATTGCAATGTTGCGACAGGAGATTCCTTCGAAACTGAAAGAAAAGCTTCGGTGA